A single genomic interval of Vibrio gallicus harbors:
- a CDS encoding DUF2062 domain-containing protein, whose protein sequence is MPRKFIQRFMPDHEVIKRQKALRIFGNVLYNPNLWVLNRRSASGAFAVGLFMCFVPLPSQMIMAAGLAILFGVNLPLSVALVWISNPITMPIMFYFAYKIGSLLMHVPPQSFHFELSWDYLVSQMSTIGPPFLLGCAICAAVCSITGYFGIRALWRYSVVRSWQKRKLKLNPFS, encoded by the coding sequence ATGCCTAGAAAATTTATTCAACGCTTTATGCCTGACCATGAAGTCATCAAACGTCAAAAAGCGCTTCGAATATTCGGGAATGTACTGTACAACCCAAACCTATGGGTTTTGAACCGTCGCTCCGCCTCAGGTGCATTTGCTGTTGGTCTATTTATGTGCTTTGTTCCTCTGCCTAGTCAGATGATCATGGCCGCTGGACTGGCCATACTATTTGGTGTAAACCTACCGTTATCAGTAGCGCTAGTATGGATAAGCAATCCGATAACCATGCCGATTATGTTCTATTTTGCGTACAAGATAGGCTCGTTGTTGATGCATGTACCGCCACAGAGCTTCCATTTCGAGCTATCATGGGATTACCTCGTATCACAGATGTCGACTATCGGCCCTCCGTTTCTACTAGGATGTGCTATCTGTGCTGCTGTATGCTCAATTACTGGTTACTTTGGCATCCGCGCGTTGTGGCGCTATTCAGTAGTTCGCAGCTGGCAAAAACGGAAACTCAAGCTCAACCCGTTCTCATAA
- the lolD gene encoding lipoprotein-releasing ABC transporter ATP-binding protein LolD → MSNLLSCQNLTKVYREGSVDTEVLKGVSFDIKAGELVSIVGSSGSGKSTLLHILGALDESSAGGVQFQQQPLDKLSANQQAKLRNQYLGFVYQFHHLLADFSAVENVAMPLLIGGTKPQLAKQKAIELLKKVGLEHRLEHRPSELSGGERQRVAIARALVNEPALVLADEPTGNLDHSTALDIYDLMRELNQKSGTAFLVVTHDSELASKMDRKMHMQDGLLLKSEEGAS, encoded by the coding sequence ATGAGTAACTTATTAAGCTGTCAAAACCTAACCAAGGTTTATCGTGAAGGCAGTGTGGATACCGAAGTCCTGAAAGGGGTGAGCTTTGATATTAAAGCGGGAGAACTAGTTTCTATCGTGGGCAGCTCCGGTTCAGGCAAAAGCACGCTATTGCATATTTTAGGTGCTCTTGATGAGTCAAGTGCTGGTGGGGTGCAATTTCAGCAACAACCTCTAGATAAACTAAGCGCAAATCAGCAGGCAAAACTGCGTAATCAATATCTCGGTTTTGTGTATCAATTTCACCATCTTTTAGCGGATTTTTCTGCGGTTGAAAACGTTGCAATGCCTTTACTTATTGGTGGCACAAAACCACAGCTGGCTAAGCAAAAAGCGATTGAGCTTCTGAAAAAAGTAGGGCTAGAACACCGCCTTGAGCATAGACCCTCGGAGCTGTCTGGCGGAGAGAGACAGCGGGTTGCCATCGCTAGAGCCTTGGTTAATGAACCGGCTTTGGTACTTGCTGATGAGCCAACAGGTAACCTAGACCACAGTACTGCGTTAGATATTTATGATCTTATGCGCGAGCTTAATCAAAAATCAGGCACTGCTTTTTTAGTGGTTACTCACGATAGTGAATTGGCGAGTAAAATGGACAGAAAAATGCATATGCAAGATGGTCTGTTGTTAAAAAGTGAAGAGGGCGCTTCGTGA
- the lolC gene encoding lipoprotein-releasing ABC transporter permease subunit LolC — protein MFRPVSLFIGLRYLQGRSGDRFSQFVSYMSTAGITIGVLSLVTVLSVMNGFEGQLKGRILGVLPQAIIGMESGRTPESATPPDFISKLGHINEIVPIVEGEAVLQSPSHLMAGQMVGINGAPDEPLREFMLSGSVDALQAGKYRILIGHTLARQLKVTQGDKVRLLVTNASQYSPIGRIPSQRNFTIAGIFNTGSDIDAQLMVTNIEDAARLLRLPKHTVSGWRLYLDDPFMVSSLAKTQLPQGWQWQDWRAQRGELFQAVKMEKNMMGLMLGLIVGVAAFNIISALIMVVMEKQSEVAILKTQGMSQEQVMAVFVVQGASSGVIGAVCGGLLGMLLASNLNSILQAFGASLYAYGGQLPVMVEPSQVAIVVGLAVALSVLATLFPSYRAASVKPAEALRYE, from the coding sequence ATGTTTCGACCCGTTTCTTTGTTTATTGGCTTAAGGTACCTACAGGGCCGCTCTGGTGATAGGTTTAGCCAATTTGTTTCGTATATGTCCACTGCGGGAATTACGATTGGGGTGCTGTCTTTGGTTACTGTTTTATCAGTAATGAATGGCTTTGAAGGGCAACTTAAAGGTCGAATACTCGGCGTGCTACCACAAGCGATTATCGGCATGGAAAGTGGGCGAACACCTGAGTCCGCGACCCCTCCTGATTTTATCTCCAAATTGGGCCATATAAATGAAATCGTGCCTATTGTCGAAGGTGAAGCGGTGCTGCAAAGCCCTTCCCACCTTATGGCAGGACAGATGGTAGGTATTAACGGTGCGCCCGATGAACCGCTACGAGAGTTTATGCTCTCAGGTAGCGTTGATGCCCTGCAAGCGGGCAAATATCGGATATTGATTGGGCATACGCTAGCTCGTCAATTAAAGGTAACTCAAGGCGATAAGGTTCGTTTGTTAGTGACTAATGCAAGTCAGTATTCACCAATTGGTCGTATCCCGAGTCAGCGTAATTTTACTATCGCAGGTATCTTTAATACCGGCTCTGATATTGATGCCCAACTGATGGTAACCAATATAGAGGATGCGGCACGTTTACTTCGTTTGCCAAAGCATACCGTCAGTGGGTGGCGACTATATCTAGATGACCCATTTATGGTTTCTAGCTTAGCTAAAACTCAGCTACCTCAAGGATGGCAATGGCAAGATTGGCGAGCGCAAAGGGGCGAGCTATTTCAGGCGGTTAAAATGGAGAAAAATATGATGGGCTTGATGCTCGGGCTTATCGTAGGTGTAGCGGCATTTAATATTATATCAGCATTAATCATGGTGGTTATGGAGAAACAATCTGAAGTGGCGATTCTAAAAACGCAAGGTATGAGTCAAGAACAGGTCATGGCGGTATTTGTGGTGCAAGGTGCAAGTAGTGGTGTGATTGGCGCGGTATGTGGCGGGCTACTCGGAATGTTATTAGCGAGCAATCTAAATTCGATCTTACAGGCATTTGGAGCGTCTCTATATGCTTATGGTGGGCAACTACCGGTTATGGTCGAGCCTTCTCAGGTTGCAATAGTAGTAGGTCTTGCAGTCGCTCTCAGCGTTCTTGCAACCCTTTTTCCATCTTATCGGGCAGCATCCGTTAAACCTGCCGAGGCATTGAGATATGAGTAA
- a CDS encoding DNA internalization-related competence protein ComEC/Rec2 gives MALLLAKRNLIVFSTTIVVTMNGHIFPDAIWLIPLLVLALVCCRRFEIPMGHAVLLATVVSLVHVSQFVRQTNTLFNCGSDITIDVEIESTFKANLYFATSPVSFSGVNHCGSPVKGRLMLRVKHDTHQLSSANDQHIPFKLGEIWKVRVKLKPVRGLQNGVGFDLEKHFASRELLATAEVIEVVARVGKANLRGRVFEKFYQLSREFKQQPLMLALMFGERSEINSDLWEQLRYSGLAHLIAISGLHIGMAFGIGWGIGCAVRICYGRAIWLPFILAMGTALFYAWLAGFSVPTQRALLMCAIWSITCYAQLRLPRWHLLYLIVAVILALSPNSALDNSLWLSVGAVATLFVVTRVCVLVPYLVLRAIALQLLLSVALIPLSIGILGGFSVVSFVYNLVFIPLVSLIVVPALFLSFITMGLNENWARMILSGVDQLLSGLAQSLAWVSPELWIDAPKFITATVLIAILGGLILYYRHWLLLCLLLTASSYQAPLSWKLDVLDVGHGLAVLVHRNGKALLYDTGASWSTGSMAKQVVMPVLNYESLDLEGMFVSHWDNDHSGGATIISDSLAPPMRFSSQQQSGYLPCLRGMHWWWEGLTVRILWPPITVYRAYNPHSCVIEISDGQHTVLLTGDINLLVEYQLQKQLSAVDVVLVPHHGSVTSSSWRFIERIKPKVAIASASAAGKWQFPAPKIKQRYLKSGSNWLDTAQYGRVEVRFFHQNMSIRTYRGRQYEAWYRQILRKGVE, from the coding sequence ATGGCTCTCTTATTAGCTAAACGAAACTTGATTGTGTTTTCTACGACTATTGTCGTGACAATGAATGGGCACATCTTTCCTGATGCTATATGGCTAATTCCGTTGCTTGTTCTAGCGCTAGTGTGTTGCCGCCGCTTCGAAATACCGATGGGGCATGCCGTTTTGTTGGCAACAGTGGTTAGTCTAGTACACGTTTCTCAATTTGTGAGACAAACCAACACCTTATTCAATTGTGGTTCAGATATTACCATAGATGTTGAGATTGAAAGTACCTTTAAAGCGAATCTTTATTTTGCAACATCACCAGTATCATTTAGTGGAGTCAATCACTGCGGGTCTCCGGTGAAAGGGAGGCTTATGCTACGAGTAAAGCATGATACCCATCAACTATCCTCTGCAAATGACCAGCATATACCGTTCAAACTCGGTGAAATATGGAAAGTTCGGGTCAAGCTAAAACCTGTACGGGGATTACAAAATGGTGTGGGATTCGACTTAGAGAAGCATTTTGCAAGCCGCGAGTTACTCGCAACCGCAGAAGTTATAGAGGTAGTCGCACGGGTCGGTAAAGCCAACCTGCGCGGACGGGTGTTTGAAAAATTCTATCAATTAAGTCGTGAATTTAAACAGCAACCCTTGATGCTGGCGTTGATGTTTGGCGAACGAAGCGAAATCAATAGCGACTTATGGGAGCAACTGCGTTATAGCGGACTTGCACACCTGATTGCAATATCGGGGCTACATATAGGAATGGCATTTGGGATTGGGTGGGGAATAGGGTGCGCTGTTCGTATCTGTTATGGGCGGGCAATCTGGCTTCCTTTCATATTGGCGATGGGAACGGCTCTATTTTATGCATGGTTAGCGGGTTTTAGCGTTCCAACGCAACGAGCGCTGTTGATGTGCGCTATCTGGAGTATTACCTGCTACGCGCAACTACGATTGCCCAGATGGCATCTATTATATTTGATTGTGGCGGTTATTTTAGCCTTGTCTCCAAACTCTGCTTTAGATAACAGCTTGTGGTTGAGCGTTGGAGCCGTTGCGACCTTGTTTGTTGTTACTCGAGTCTGTGTACTGGTGCCTTATTTGGTGCTACGAGCCATCGCCCTTCAATTGTTGTTATCGGTAGCGTTAATCCCATTGTCAATAGGGATCCTAGGCGGGTTCTCTGTGGTGTCCTTTGTGTACAACTTGGTCTTCATTCCTTTGGTTTCGTTGATCGTGGTACCAGCGCTGTTCTTGTCGTTTATAACTATGGGTTTAAACGAGAACTGGGCGAGAATGATATTAAGCGGAGTTGACCAATTACTCTCCGGACTCGCTCAATCTTTAGCGTGGGTAAGCCCTGAGTTGTGGATTGATGCGCCTAAATTTATTACGGCTACTGTTTTGATAGCCATATTAGGTGGTTTAATTCTATATTATCGCCATTGGCTATTGCTCTGTTTACTACTGACTGCATCAAGCTATCAGGCGCCGCTGAGTTGGAAGTTAGATGTACTGGATGTGGGACACGGTTTAGCGGTACTTGTTCATCGAAATGGCAAGGCTTTACTATATGATACCGGTGCAAGCTGGTCGACGGGCAGTATGGCAAAGCAGGTGGTCATGCCGGTACTGAACTACGAATCGTTAGATCTCGAAGGCATGTTTGTCAGCCATTGGGATAATGACCACAGTGGTGGGGCAACGATTATTTCAGATTCCCTTGCCCCGCCAATGAGATTTTCTTCGCAACAACAATCAGGCTATTTACCATGTCTACGAGGAATGCATTGGTGGTGGGAGGGGTTAACGGTGAGGATTCTGTGGCCGCCAATAACCGTTTATCGAGCTTATAACCCACACTCCTGTGTTATCGAAATCAGCGATGGGCAGCATACGGTGTTGTTGACGGGAGATATTAATCTGTTGGTTGAGTATCAATTACAGAAACAGTTATCCGCTGTTGATGTGGTTTTGGTGCCACATCACGGTAGTGTCACCTCTTCAAGTTGGCGATTTATTGAGCGCATCAAGCCAAAGGTTGCAATTGCATCAGCATCAGCAGCAGGCAAATGGCAATTTCCGGCACCTAAAATTAAACAAAGGTATCTAAAATCAGGAAGTAATTGGTTAGATACTGCACAGTATGGGCGTGTTGAAGTGCGTTTTTTCCACCAAAATATGAGCATTCGCACTTATCGGGGAAGACAATATGAAGCTTGGTATAGGCAGATTTTGCGTAAGGGAGTAGAATGA
- the lolE gene encoding lipoprotein-releasing ABC transporter permease subunit LolE has product MISSLSLFIGARFSRAKQRNKMVSFISLSSTLGIMVGVAVIIVGLSAMNGFERELQNRVLAVVPHGNFTAVNKPIEDWQALVKYIQNKPQAVAAAPFVKFTALAEKGTHLKAVQVQGIDPSLEQGVSDLYRFVKGDAWHSFKAGDRNMILGQGVANQLGVKVGDAISIMIPSPPQNGRTQAPKRVRVKISGIFSLGGQLDHSLALVPLADAQGYLAMGDTVNGISVKTTDVFNAQPLMRSLGNTLPLYVYINTWQQDFGYIYRDIQTVRTIMYLVMVLVIGVASFNIVSTLMMAVKDRAAEVAILRTMGAQDSLIKAIFMWQGVFSGVLGAIIGSILGLVVASNLTVLIKGVEALIGHHFLSGDIYFIDFLPSEVHSSDVLLVSGTAILLSLIATWFPARKAARLNPAMVLSSK; this is encoded by the coding sequence GTGATTTCATCGCTCTCTCTATTTATTGGAGCGCGCTTTAGTCGTGCCAAACAACGCAATAAAATGGTCTCCTTTATTTCACTTTCTTCAACCCTTGGCATTATGGTTGGGGTTGCGGTCATTATTGTGGGTTTGTCCGCGATGAATGGCTTTGAAAGGGAGCTGCAAAATAGGGTGTTAGCTGTGGTTCCCCATGGGAACTTTACCGCAGTCAACAAGCCAATAGAGGATTGGCAGGCGTTGGTTAAATATATCCAAAATAAACCCCAGGCTGTCGCCGCGGCGCCGTTTGTGAAGTTTACCGCGTTAGCCGAAAAAGGCACCCATCTGAAAGCGGTTCAGGTACAAGGGATTGACCCTAGTTTAGAGCAGGGGGTTTCTGATCTGTATCGCTTTGTTAAAGGAGATGCTTGGCACTCCTTTAAAGCAGGCGATCGGAATATGATCCTTGGGCAAGGGGTGGCGAATCAGCTTGGAGTGAAAGTTGGTGATGCCATCTCGATTATGATCCCAAGTCCTCCACAAAATGGTCGTACCCAAGCACCTAAGAGGGTACGAGTGAAGATATCTGGGATCTTCTCTCTAGGCGGTCAACTCGACCATTCCTTAGCACTAGTCCCCCTTGCTGATGCACAAGGGTATTTAGCTATGGGAGATACAGTAAACGGGATCTCAGTTAAAACGACCGATGTATTTAATGCGCAGCCGTTAATGCGCAGCTTGGGAAATACGTTACCCTTGTATGTGTATATCAATACTTGGCAGCAGGATTTTGGTTATATCTACCGCGATATCCAGACAGTGAGAACCATAATGTACCTAGTCATGGTGCTAGTGATTGGGGTGGCTAGCTTTAATATTGTGTCGACCTTAATGATGGCAGTAAAAGATCGCGCAGCTGAGGTGGCAATTTTGCGTACTATGGGGGCGCAAGACTCACTAATTAAAGCAATATTTATGTGGCAAGGGGTCTTTTCTGGGGTATTGGGTGCAATAATTGGCAGCATATTGGGGCTGGTTGTTGCGTCAAATCTTACGGTGTTAATCAAAGGTGTAGAGGCGCTGATTGGGCACCATTTCTTATCCGGAGATATCTATTTTATAGATTTCCTGCCTTCTGAGGTGCATAGCAGTGATGTACTTTTGGTCTCGGGAACCGCGATATTGCTAAGCTTGATTGCAACTTGGTTTCCCGCACGAAAAGCGGCAAGGCTGAACCCAGCTATGGTGTTGAGTTCGAAATAA
- the msbA gene encoding lipid A ABC transporter ATP-binding protein/permease MsbA, whose protein sequence is MSNFSDESTWQTFKRLWKYIRLYKLGLIVAAIALVINAAADTYMISLLKPLLDEGFGDVESNFLKTLPWIILAMIIIRGISGFISTYGLSWVSGNVVMLMRRAVFNHFMHMPVPFFDRESTGGLLSRITYDSEQVASATSKALVSLVREGAYIIGLLTLMFWNSWQLSLVLLVVAPFVAFAIRKVSKRFRKISKNMQTMMGQVTSSAEQMLKGHKVVLSYGGQQVERERFDDVSNRMRQQSMKMVSAQAAANPIVQLIASFALVAVLYLASIDQIRADLTPGTFTVIFSAMFGLMRPLKSLTNVTSDFQRGMAAAHTLFSLMDLDTETDTGKREVKRATGNVSVKDVTFSYQGKEKPALRNVSFTIPEGKTLALVGRSGSGKSTIANLFTRFYDVDDGEIDLDGHDIRDYRLENLRSQFALVSQNVHLFNDTIANNIAYAAEGEYSREQIEHAAKLAHALEFTERMPDGLDTMIGENGASLSGGQRQRIAIARALLRDAPVLILDEATSALDTESERAIQSALDELQKDKTVLVIAHRLSTIESADEILVVDEGEIVERGTHAQLIEKDEAYAQLHRIQFGG, encoded by the coding sequence ATGTCAAATTTCTCAGACGAATCTACCTGGCAAACTTTCAAGCGTTTGTGGAAATACATACGTCTGTATAAATTAGGGTTGATTGTGGCGGCTATCGCATTAGTGATAAACGCGGCAGCAGATACCTATATGATTTCCCTATTAAAGCCATTACTTGATGAAGGCTTTGGTGATGTTGAATCTAATTTCTTAAAAACCCTGCCTTGGATCATCCTTGCGATGATTATCATAAGGGGGATAAGTGGATTCATCTCCACCTACGGGTTGAGTTGGGTTTCAGGCAATGTGGTGATGCTAATGCGTCGCGCAGTGTTTAACCACTTTATGCACATGCCCGTTCCTTTCTTTGACCGTGAATCTACCGGTGGGTTGCTATCACGTATTACCTACGATAGTGAGCAGGTAGCCAGTGCAACCAGTAAAGCATTGGTTAGCTTGGTTCGTGAAGGTGCTTATATTATTGGTCTTTTGACCCTTATGTTTTGGAATAGCTGGCAGCTGTCATTGGTGTTACTGGTTGTTGCGCCATTTGTGGCATTTGCTATTCGTAAGGTTTCTAAGCGATTTAGAAAGATTAGTAAGAACATGCAAACCATGATGGGGCAAGTGACCTCATCTGCCGAGCAGATGCTAAAGGGACATAAAGTTGTATTAAGCTATGGTGGCCAGCAGGTAGAACGAGAGCGTTTTGATGACGTTTCTAACCGCATGCGTCAGCAGAGTATGAAGATGGTTTCCGCGCAAGCTGCTGCAAACCCTATCGTGCAGCTTATCGCTTCATTTGCATTGGTAGCTGTGCTTTATCTTGCCAGTATTGATCAGATTCGTGCTGATTTAACGCCTGGTACGTTTACTGTGATTTTCTCAGCGATGTTTGGCTTAATGCGTCCTCTAAAATCACTTACCAATGTGACCTCGGATTTCCAACGCGGTATGGCAGCAGCGCACACCTTGTTTAGTCTCATGGACCTTGATACTGAGACGGATACAGGTAAGCGTGAAGTTAAGCGTGCAACGGGTAATGTATCAGTGAAGGATGTAACCTTTAGCTACCAAGGTAAAGAAAAGCCTGCATTACGTAACGTTAGCTTTACCATTCCTGAGGGTAAAACCTTGGCCTTAGTCGGACGTTCTGGCTCCGGTAAGAGTACCATCGCTAATCTATTTACCCGTTTTTATGATGTAGACGATGGTGAAATAGACCTTGATGGACACGATATTCGTGATTATCGTCTTGAGAATCTTCGCAGTCAATTTGCTCTGGTTTCGCAAAACGTGCATCTGTTTAACGACACTATAGCCAATAATATTGCCTATGCTGCTGAGGGTGAATATAGCCGCGAACAGATTGAGCATGCGGCTAAATTGGCACACGCCTTAGAGTTTACCGAGCGCATGCCTGATGGGTTGGATACCATGATAGGTGAGAATGGTGCAAGCTTATCCGGTGGCCAGCGTCAGCGTATCGCGATTGCACGAGCACTGTTAAGAGACGCACCAGTACTGATACTCGATGAGGCAACCTCGGCTTTAGATACTGAATCAGAGCGCGCTATTCAATCGGCATTAGATGAGCTGCAAAAAGATAAAACGGTGCTGGTTATTGCACACCGCTTGTCTACCATCGAGAGTGCTGATGAGATCTTAGTGGTTGATGAGGGTGAGATTGTTGAGCGCGGTACGCACGCACAGCTTATCGAGAAAGATGAAGCTTATGCACAACTTCATCGCATCCAGTTCGGTGGCTAA